The following are from one region of the Silurus meridionalis isolate SWU-2019-XX chromosome 25, ASM1480568v1, whole genome shotgun sequence genome:
- the tnfsf13 gene encoding tumor necrosis factor ligand superfamily member 13 isoform X5: MKCPAVSAKHAQLCDGGVMLKWSVLVYMLGVMAALLHLHYTHRRMLTELQSVRTECSNFYCYYYCCSGMSVALTCGGSRSKRDVSSQSKPRRKRQKQRTFVHLVPASTYSYDERDSTVLSWAVGRSQGAGFQVSGESITVVTEGSYFIYSQVLYKDPTRLMGHVITKRLKGAETKLMKCLKSMPSNVSGPLNTCYTAGIHFLESGSVLELSVPRRSAELLISAQATFMGIFSV, from the exons ATGAAATGTCCTGCCGTTTCCGCTAAGCACGCGCAGCTGTGTGACGGAGGAGTCATGCTGAAGTGGAGTGTGTTGGTGTATATGCTCGGGGTGATGGCGGCTCTGCTCCACCTGCATTACACGCACAGGCGGATGCTGACGGAGCTGCAGAGCGTCAGGACCGAGTGCAGCAACttctactgctactactactgctgctcaGGG atgtCAGTGGCGTTGACGTGTGGAGGCAGCAGGTCGAAGCGGGACGTCTCCTCACAGAGTAAACCAAGACGGAAGAGACAGA AACAGCGCACGTTTGTCCACCTGGTTCCTGCCTCCACATACTCGTACG ATGAGCGCGATTCCACCGTGCTATCCTGGGCGGTCGGGCGGAGCCAGGGGGCGGGGTTTCAGGTATCCGGGGAGTCCATCACTGTGGTTACCGAGGGCTCGTACTTCATTTACAGTCAG GTACTCTATAAGGACCCTACCAGGCTGATGGGTCACGTGATCACCAAGCGTCTGAAAGGGGCGGAGACTAAACTGATGAAGTGCCTGAAGAGCATGCCCAGTAACGTGAGCGGGCCACTGAACACGTGCTACACTGCAG gcatACACTTCCTGGAGTCAGGGTCAGTTCTGGAACTTTCTGTCCCACGGAGATCCGCTGAACTCCTCATCTCGGCTCAGGCCACCTTCATGGGGATCTTCAGTGtctga
- the tnfsf13 gene encoding tumor necrosis factor ligand superfamily member 13 isoform X3: protein MKCPAVSAKHAQLCDGGVMLKWSVLVYMLGVMAALLHLHYTHRRMLTELQSVRTECSNFYCYYYCCSGMSVALTCGGSRSKRDVSSQSKPRRKRQTEQRTFVHLVPASTYSYDERDSTVLSWAVGRSQGAGFQVSGESITVVTEGSYFIYSQVLYKDPTRLMGHVITKRLKGAETKLMKCLKSMPSNVSGPLNTCYTAGEDYITHNVLNSVKLTGIHFLESGSVLELSVPRRSAELLISAQATFMGIFSV from the exons ATGAAATGTCCTGCCGTTTCCGCTAAGCACGCGCAGCTGTGTGACGGAGGAGTCATGCTGAAGTGGAGTGTGTTGGTGTATATGCTCGGGGTGATGGCGGCTCTGCTCCACCTGCATTACACGCACAGGCGGATGCTGACGGAGCTGCAGAGCGTCAGGACCGAGTGCAGCAACttctactgctactactactgctgctcaGGG atgtCAGTGGCGTTGACGTGTGGAGGCAGCAGGTCGAAGCGGGACGTCTCCTCACAGAGTAAACCAAGACGGAAGAGACAGA CAGAACAGCGCACGTTTGTCCACCTGGTTCCTGCCTCCACATACTCGTACG ATGAGCGCGATTCCACCGTGCTATCCTGGGCGGTCGGGCGGAGCCAGGGGGCGGGGTTTCAGGTATCCGGGGAGTCCATCACTGTGGTTACCGAGGGCTCGTACTTCATTTACAGTCAG GTACTCTATAAGGACCCTACCAGGCTGATGGGTCACGTGATCACCAAGCGTCTGAAAGGGGCGGAGACTAAACTGATGAAGTGCCTGAAGAGCATGCCCAGTAACGTGAGCGGGCCACTGAACACGTGCTACACTGCAGGTGAAGATTACATCACTCACAACGTCCTGAATAGCGTGAAACTGACAG gcatACACTTCCTGGAGTCAGGGTCAGTTCTGGAACTTTCTGTCCCACGGAGATCCGCTGAACTCCTCATCTCGGCTCAGGCCACCTTCATGGGGATCTTCAGTGtctga
- the tnfsf13 gene encoding tumor necrosis factor ligand superfamily member 13 isoform X4 — protein sequence MKCPAVSAKHAQLCDGGVMLKWSVLVYMLGVMAALLHLHYTHRRMLTELQSVRTECSNFYCYYYCCSGMSVALTCGGSRSKRDVSSQSKPRRKRQTEQRTFVHLVPASTYSYDERDSTVLSWAVGRSQGAGFQVSGESITVVTEGSYFIYSQVLYKDPTRLMGHVITKRLKGAETKLMKCLKSMPSNVSGPLNTCYTAGIHFLESGSVLELSVPRRSAELLISAQATFMGIFSV from the exons ATGAAATGTCCTGCCGTTTCCGCTAAGCACGCGCAGCTGTGTGACGGAGGAGTCATGCTGAAGTGGAGTGTGTTGGTGTATATGCTCGGGGTGATGGCGGCTCTGCTCCACCTGCATTACACGCACAGGCGGATGCTGACGGAGCTGCAGAGCGTCAGGACCGAGTGCAGCAACttctactgctactactactgctgctcaGGG atgtCAGTGGCGTTGACGTGTGGAGGCAGCAGGTCGAAGCGGGACGTCTCCTCACAGAGTAAACCAAGACGGAAGAGACAGA CAGAACAGCGCACGTTTGTCCACCTGGTTCCTGCCTCCACATACTCGTACG ATGAGCGCGATTCCACCGTGCTATCCTGGGCGGTCGGGCGGAGCCAGGGGGCGGGGTTTCAGGTATCCGGGGAGTCCATCACTGTGGTTACCGAGGGCTCGTACTTCATTTACAGTCAG GTACTCTATAAGGACCCTACCAGGCTGATGGGTCACGTGATCACCAAGCGTCTGAAAGGGGCGGAGACTAAACTGATGAAGTGCCTGAAGAGCATGCCCAGTAACGTGAGCGGGCCACTGAACACGTGCTACACTGCAG gcatACACTTCCTGGAGTCAGGGTCAGTTCTGGAACTTTCTGTCCCACGGAGATCCGCTGAACTCCTCATCTCGGCTCAGGCCACCTTCATGGGGATCTTCAGTGtctga
- the tnfsf13 gene encoding tumor necrosis factor ligand superfamily member 13 isoform X2 — MKCPAVSAKHAQLCDGGVMLKWSVLVYMLGVMAALLHLHYTHRRMLTELQSVRTECSNFYCYYYCCSGMSVALTCGGSRSKRDVSSQSKPRRKRQKQRTFVHLVPASTYSYDERDSTVLSWAVGRSQGAGFQVSGESITVVTEGSYFIYSQVLYKDPTRLMGHVITKRLKGAETKLMKCLKSMPSNVSGPLNTCYTAGEDYITHNVLNSVKLTGPGVSGTELHHEVEILTWRYHPPLAHLIKEILVPVTSSHSFFYHTAVTS; from the exons ATGAAATGTCCTGCCGTTTCCGCTAAGCACGCGCAGCTGTGTGACGGAGGAGTCATGCTGAAGTGGAGTGTGTTGGTGTATATGCTCGGGGTGATGGCGGCTCTGCTCCACCTGCATTACACGCACAGGCGGATGCTGACGGAGCTGCAGAGCGTCAGGACCGAGTGCAGCAACttctactgctactactactgctgctcaGGG atgtCAGTGGCGTTGACGTGTGGAGGCAGCAGGTCGAAGCGGGACGTCTCCTCACAGAGTAAACCAAGACGGAAGAGACAGA AACAGCGCACGTTTGTCCACCTGGTTCCTGCCTCCACATACTCGTACG ATGAGCGCGATTCCACCGTGCTATCCTGGGCGGTCGGGCGGAGCCAGGGGGCGGGGTTTCAGGTATCCGGGGAGTCCATCACTGTGGTTACCGAGGGCTCGTACTTCATTTACAGTCAG GTACTCTATAAGGACCCTACCAGGCTGATGGGTCACGTGATCACCAAGCGTCTGAAAGGGGCGGAGACTAAACTGATGAAGTGCCTGAAGAGCATGCCCAGTAACGTGAGCGGGCCACTGAACACGTGCTACACTGCAGGTGAAGATTACATCACTCACAACGTCCTGAATAGCGTGAAACTGACAG GTCCTGGTGTTTCAGGAACAGAGCTCCATCATGAGGTGGAGATACTAACATGGAGATACCACCCCCCTCTCGCCCACTTAATTAAAGAGATTTTAGTCCCAGTCACTTCCTCTCACAGCTTTTTCTACCACACAGCAGTAACGTCTTAA
- the tnfsf13 gene encoding tumor necrosis factor ligand superfamily member 13 isoform X1: protein MKCPAVSAKHAQLCDGGVMLKWSVLVYMLGVMAALLHLHYTHRRMLTELQSVRTECSNFYCYYYCCSGMSVALTCGGSRSKRDVSSQSKPRRKRQTEQRTFVHLVPASTYSYDERDSTVLSWAVGRSQGAGFQVSGESITVVTEGSYFIYSQVLYKDPTRLMGHVITKRLKGAETKLMKCLKSMPSNVSGPLNTCYTAGEDYITHNVLNSVKLTGPGVSGTELHHEVEILTWRYHPPLAHLIKEILVPVTSSHSFFYHTAVTS from the exons ATGAAATGTCCTGCCGTTTCCGCTAAGCACGCGCAGCTGTGTGACGGAGGAGTCATGCTGAAGTGGAGTGTGTTGGTGTATATGCTCGGGGTGATGGCGGCTCTGCTCCACCTGCATTACACGCACAGGCGGATGCTGACGGAGCTGCAGAGCGTCAGGACCGAGTGCAGCAACttctactgctactactactgctgctcaGGG atgtCAGTGGCGTTGACGTGTGGAGGCAGCAGGTCGAAGCGGGACGTCTCCTCACAGAGTAAACCAAGACGGAAGAGACAGA CAGAACAGCGCACGTTTGTCCACCTGGTTCCTGCCTCCACATACTCGTACG ATGAGCGCGATTCCACCGTGCTATCCTGGGCGGTCGGGCGGAGCCAGGGGGCGGGGTTTCAGGTATCCGGGGAGTCCATCACTGTGGTTACCGAGGGCTCGTACTTCATTTACAGTCAG GTACTCTATAAGGACCCTACCAGGCTGATGGGTCACGTGATCACCAAGCGTCTGAAAGGGGCGGAGACTAAACTGATGAAGTGCCTGAAGAGCATGCCCAGTAACGTGAGCGGGCCACTGAACACGTGCTACACTGCAGGTGAAGATTACATCACTCACAACGTCCTGAATAGCGTGAAACTGACAG GTCCTGGTGTTTCAGGAACAGAGCTCCATCATGAGGTGGAGATACTAACATGGAGATACCACCCCCCTCTCGCCCACTTAATTAAAGAGATTTTAGTCCCAGTCACTTCCTCTCACAGCTTTTTCTACCACACAGCAGTAACGTCTTAA